A single Pedobacter sp. PACM 27299 DNA region contains:
- a CDS encoding MgtC/SapB family protein: MQNILENSHFLTQTEVNKFLLATLLCGLIGAERELRSKQAGLKTMIMIGLGSTLFTILSIKIGITSHDRIASNIVTGIGFLGAGVIFKEENQVKGLTTACVIWIVAAIGMATGAGYYEQATGVTLIVLAALFIFPYLEEMVEQRFTKRTYRIVKKYEEESLEKYEEDLKGSGLRLTRGKQELANGTISGTWVAIGSPKNHKIFVDRMLQDKKLIAFDF, encoded by the coding sequence ATGCAGAATATTTTAGAAAACAGTCATTTTCTGACACAAACGGAGGTTAACAAGTTTTTACTGGCCACCCTATTGTGTGGCCTGATTGGCGCAGAAAGAGAACTTAGAAGTAAGCAGGCCGGACTAAAAACGATGATCATGATTGGCTTAGGCTCCACCCTGTTTACCATTCTATCGATAAAAATCGGTATCACGAGTCATGACCGCATTGCCTCTAATATTGTGACCGGAATTGGTTTCCTCGGCGCCGGAGTGATCTTTAAAGAAGAAAATCAGGTCAAAGGTTTAACTACCGCCTGTGTGATCTGGATTGTTGCAGCAATTGGCATGGCCACCGGAGCTGGTTATTATGAGCAGGCTACCGGCGTCACCCTCATCGTACTTGCCGCCCTCTTTATATTTCCTTATCTCGAGGAAATGGTAGAGCAGCGATTTACAAAAAGAACCTACCGCATCGTCAAGAAATACGAAGAGGAGAGCCTGGAAAAATATGAGGAGGACCTTAAAGGTTCAGGATTACGGTTAACCCGAGGGAAACAGGAATTGGCGAATGGCACCATCAGCGGTACCTGGGTCGCTATCGGAAGCCCTAAAAACCATAAAATCTTTGTAGACCGCATGCTGCAGGACAAAAAGCTCATTGCCTTTGACTTTTAA